In one Mucilaginibacter ginsenosidivorax genomic region, the following are encoded:
- the map gene encoding type I methionyl aminopeptidase, whose amino-acid sequence MSKIIYKSAEEIELIRESALLVSRTHAEVAKVIGPGVTTIELDRLAETFIRDNGGIPAFLNYGGFPYSLCISLNDQVVHGFPGKHVLVEGDLVSVDCGAILNGFVGDSAYTFAIGEVSETVKKLMRVTKECLDLGVAKAVVGMRIGDIGYAIQEHAEKNGFGVVKELVGHGVGVKLHEKPEVPNYGKRGSGIKLEEGMVIAIEPMINAGRAGVKFWDDGWTVSTVDKKASAHYEHTVAIGKGKPDILSTFEYVDNVLKEKNNN is encoded by the coding sequence ATGTCGAAAATAATTTACAAGTCTGCCGAGGAAATAGAGTTGATCCGGGAAAGCGCACTGCTGGTGTCAAGAACACATGCAGAGGTTGCTAAAGTAATAGGCCCGGGTGTTACCACTATCGAACTCGACAGACTTGCTGAAACCTTTATACGTGATAACGGCGGTATCCCCGCTTTTTTAAACTACGGTGGGTTTCCCTACTCCCTCTGCATATCATTAAATGACCAGGTAGTTCATGGTTTCCCCGGAAAACATGTATTGGTAGAAGGTGATTTAGTATCTGTTGATTGCGGTGCCATATTAAACGGTTTTGTAGGCGACTCGGCTTATACTTTTGCTATTGGTGAAGTAAGCGAAACAGTAAAAAAACTCATGCGGGTAACCAAAGAGTGTTTGGACCTGGGGGTTGCCAAAGCTGTTGTTGGTATGCGGATAGGGGATATAGGTTACGCGATACAGGAACACGCCGAGAAGAATGGCTTTGGAGTTGTTAAAGAGCTTGTGGGGCATGGCGTGGGGGTTAAACTTCACGAAAAACCCGAAGTGCCTAACTACGGTAAACGTGGATCGGGCATTAAGCTTGAAGAGGGGATGGTAATTGCCATTGAACCAATGATAAATGCCGGCCGCGCCGGTGTTAAATTTTGGGATGATGGATGGACCGTATCAACTGTAGATAAAAAAGCATCTGCTCATTATGAGCATACTGTTGCGATAGGCAAAGGAAAACCAGACATTTTATCAACGTTTGAGTATGTTGATAATGTTTTAAAAGAAAAGAATAATAATTAA
- the secY gene encoding preprotein translocase subunit SecY produces the protein MKKFFTTLSNIWKIEDLRVRIINTLLFLVIYRVGSFVVLPGVNPASVANQKAEGLVGLLNMFSGGSFSHASIFALGVMPYISASIVVQLLGIAVPYFTKLQKEGESGRNKLNQWTRYLTIGITALQAIGYLKSQISPEAMLISNPFFTVLNMFVLTAGTLFVMWLGEKITDKGIGNGISLIIMVGIIAQLPGAFLTEFTSRTSGTGGLITFIVEIVGLIGVVMFTILIVQGTRKIAVQYAKRIVGNKQYGGVRQYIPLKVNAAGVMPIIFAQALMFIPQTVQQFMPNISSNGILIALSNYNSWQHNTLFGVLIILFTYFYTAITVNPNQMADDMKKNGGFIPGVKPGKATADYIDGVISKITLPGSVFLAIIAIIPAIASLVGVSPIFARFFGGTSLIILVGVVLDTLQQIESHLLMRHYDGLMKTGRIKGRTAMPAAAGTSPTAI, from the coding sequence ATGAAGAAATTTTTCACCACATTATCCAATATCTGGAAAATAGAAGATTTAAGAGTGCGTATTATAAACACACTCTTATTTCTTGTAATATATCGTGTAGGTTCCTTTGTGGTACTACCGGGGGTTAATCCTGCGTCAGTAGCTAACCAAAAAGCAGAAGGATTAGTAGGATTGCTGAATATGTTTTCGGGAGGCTCGTTTTCACATGCCTCTATTTTTGCATTGGGTGTAATGCCTTATATTTCGGCTTCAATTGTGGTGCAATTATTGGGTATCGCGGTGCCTTATTTCACCAAATTACAAAAAGAGGGCGAAAGCGGCCGTAATAAGCTTAACCAGTGGACCCGTTACCTAACCATAGGTATTACGGCTTTGCAGGCTATAGGTTATTTAAAATCGCAGATCTCGCCAGAGGCTATGCTGATCAGTAACCCATTCTTTACTGTGCTTAATATGTTTGTTTTAACCGCAGGTACATTATTTGTAATGTGGTTGGGAGAAAAAATTACAGACAAAGGTATTGGTAACGGTATATCGCTTATCATCATGGTTGGTATTATAGCCCAATTACCAGGTGCATTTTTAACAGAGTTTACCTCACGTACCAGCGGTACAGGTGGTTTAATTACATTCATTGTTGAAATTGTAGGCTTAATTGGCGTGGTAATGTTTACTATCCTTATTGTACAGGGCACCCGTAAAATTGCGGTGCAGTATGCTAAGCGTATAGTAGGTAATAAACAATATGGCGGCGTGCGCCAGTATATACCGTTAAAGGTAAATGCTGCAGGTGTAATGCCTATCATATTTGCGCAGGCATTAATGTTTATACCGCAAACTGTACAACAGTTTATGCCAAACATTTCCTCAAATGGTATACTAATTGCGTTATCAAATTATAATTCATGGCAGCACAATACGCTGTTTGGCGTGTTAATTATCCTGTTTACTTACTTCTACACAGCTATTACGGTTAACCCTAACCAGATGGCTGATGATATGAAGAAGAACGGCGGGTTTATTCCGGGTGTTAAACCAGGTAAAGCAACTGCCGATTATATAGATGGTGTAATATCAAAAATTACCTTGCCTGGATCTGTTTTCCTTGCTATAATAGCAATTATACCGGCAATTGCCAGTTTAGTTGGTGTATCTCCAATCTTCGCGAGATTTTTTGGCGGCACATCGTTAATTATCCTGGTAGGTGTTGTGTTGGATACATTGCAACAGATAGAAAGCCACCTGTTGATGCGCCATTATGATGGTTTAATGAAAACCGGACGAATTAAAGGACGTACAGCAATGCCAGCTGCTGCCGGAACAAGTCCGACAGCGATCTAA
- the rplO gene encoding 50S ribosomal protein L15, with amino-acid sequence MNLSNLKPAEGSTKNRKRIGRGTGSGRGGTSTRGHKGAGSRSGTSSKVGFEGGQMPLQRRVPKVGFKNPNRVEYTGVNLDVLQELVTKYTLDVVDFDTLKLHGLVSRNDLVKILGRGELTAKLEVKAHAFTATAQKAIEAAGGTIVKL; translated from the coding sequence ATGAATTTAAGTAATTTAAAACCTGCAGAAGGTTCTACTAAAAATAGGAAAAGAATTGGCCGTGGTACAGGTTCTGGCCGTGGCGGTACGTCAACCCGTGGCCACAAAGGCGCCGGTTCACGTTCAGGTACAAGCAGCAAGGTAGGTTTTGAAGGCGGTCAGATGCCTTTACAACGCCGTGTGCCTAAGGTTGGTTTTAAAAACCCTAACCGCGTAGAGTATACTGGTGTTAACCTTGATGTATTGCAAGAATTAGTAACAAAATACACACTTGATGTTGTTGATTTTGATACCTTGAAATTACATGGTTTGGTATCGCGTAACGACCTGGTTAAAATCCTGGGCCGTGGCGAATTAACTGCCAAATTAGAAGTTAAGGCACATGCATTTACTGCTACAGCTCAAAAAGCTATTGAAGCAGCTGGTGGTACCATAGTTAAGCTATAA
- the rpmD gene encoding 50S ribosomal protein L30: MAKIKITQIKSVIDRSERQKRTVEALGLRKINHSVEVEATAAIIGMVRKVNHLVAVENI; this comes from the coding sequence ATGGCCAAAATCAAAATAACTCAGATTAAGAGCGTGATCGACAGAAGTGAGCGCCAAAAAAGGACCGTAGAAGCATTAGGCTTGCGTAAAATTAACCACAGTGTGGAAGTTGAGGCAACTGCAGCTATAATTGGTATGGTTAGAAAAGTTAACCACCTGGTAGCAGTAGAAAATATTTAA
- the rpsE gene encoding 30S ribosomal protein S5, whose protein sequence is MSTINIKRVKTSEIELKDRLVSIQRVAKVTKGGRTFSFSAIVVVGDENGVVGYGLGKAKEVTEAIAKGIDDAKKNLVKVPIINNTIPHEQIGKFSGGFVFLKPAANGTGVIAGGAMRAVLESAGIHNVLAKSKGSSNPHNVVKATVSALSQLRDAHTVAQQRGVSLGKVFNG, encoded by the coding sequence ATGTCAACAATCAACATAAAAAGAGTAAAAACAAGCGAGATCGAATTAAAAGACCGCTTGGTAAGCATACAGCGTGTTGCCAAAGTAACCAAAGGTGGCCGTACTTTCAGCTTTTCTGCCATCGTGGTAGTAGGTGACGAAAACGGTGTTGTAGGTTACGGATTAGGCAAAGCAAAAGAGGTTACCGAAGCTATTGCAAAAGGTATTGATGATGCTAAAAAGAACTTAGTTAAAGTTCCTATTATTAACAACACAATCCCTCACGAGCAAATTGGTAAATTCAGCGGCGGTTTCGTTTTCTTGAAACCAGCAGCAAACGGTACCGGTGTTATCGCGGGTGGTGCAATGCGTGCAGTGTTAGAGTCTGCAGGTATCCACAACGTGTTAGCAAAATCAAAAGGTTCATCAAATCCGCACAACGTGGTTAAAGCAACCGTATCTGCGTTATCACAATTACGTGATGCCCATACTGTAGCTCAGCAACGCGGCGTTAGTTTAGGTAAAGTATTTAACGGATAA
- the rplR gene encoding 50S ribosomal protein L18, whose translation MGAKLSRRDRIKKGIRKRLSGSTERPRLSVYRSNKGIYAQIIDDLTGKTIVSASSLSKDFTADGTKSDQSVAVGKLVAQKAIAAGIKDVVFDRNGYLYHGRVKSLAEGAREGGLNF comes from the coding sequence ATGGGAGCTAAATTATCAAGAAGAGACAGGATTAAAAAAGGTATCAGAAAACGCCTTTCAGGATCAACAGAGCGTCCTCGCCTGTCAGTATACAGGAGCAATAAAGGTATTTACGCGCAGATCATTGACGATTTAACCGGTAAAACTATCGTATCAGCATCATCTTTATCAAAAGATTTTACCGCTGATGGCACAAAATCTGATCAATCAGTAGCCGTAGGCAAACTGGTAGCGCAGAAAGCTATCGCAGCAGGTATTAAAGATGTGGTTTTCGACAGGAACGGTTATTTGTACCATGGTCGTGTTAAGTCACTGGCCGAAGGTGCACGTGAAGGTGGTTTAAACTTTTAA
- the rplF gene encoding 50S ribosomal protein L6 — MSRVGKAPIAMPAGVTVTVSADNVVTVKGPKGQLQQAVDSDITIAQEDGQLLVQRPSDQKRHKALHGLYRALINNMVVGVTEGYKIQQELVGVGYRATNTGNTLDLVLGYSHHYVFELPTEIKVTTTADKGKNPTIILESIDKQLIGQVAAKIRSLRTPEPYKGKGIKFVGEILRRKAGKSASKK, encoded by the coding sequence ATGTCAAGAGTAGGAAAAGCACCGATAGCAATGCCAGCAGGAGTAACTGTTACCGTATCAGCAGATAATGTTGTTACCGTAAAAGGCCCTAAAGGTCAATTGCAGCAAGCGGTTGATAGCGATATCACCATTGCACAGGAAGATGGTCAGTTACTGGTTCAGCGCCCGTCTGATCAAAAACGTCACAAAGCATTACATGGTTTATACCGTGCGCTTATCAACAACATGGTAGTAGGCGTAACCGAAGGTTACAAAATACAACAGGAATTGGTTGGTGTAGGTTACCGTGCTACCAATACCGGTAATACATTAGATTTAGTGTTGGGTTACTCTCACCACTATGTATTTGAATTGCCAACAGAAATTAAAGTTACAACCACTGCTGATAAGGGTAAAAACCCAACTATCATACTTGAATCAATTGACAAACAGTTAATTGGCCAGGTAGCTGCAAAAATACGTTCGTTACGTACTCCAGAGCCTTACAAAGGTAAAGGTATTAAGTTTGTAGGCGAGATATTGAGAAGAAAAGCAGGTAAATCAGCATCTAAAAAATAA
- the rpsH gene encoding 30S ribosomal protein S8: protein MNTDPIADYLTRVRNAIKANHRVVEIPASNLKKEITKVLFDKGYIANYKFEENGPQGSIKVALKYHPITKISAIRSITRISKPGLRKYAGMEKMPRVLNGLGIAILSTSKGVMSDKEARQQNVGGEVLCYVY, encoded by the coding sequence ATGAATACAGATCCAATCGCAGATTATCTTACAAGAGTAAGGAATGCTATTAAAGCCAACCATAGGGTTGTTGAAATTCCTGCATCAAATCTGAAGAAGGAAATCACTAAGGTGCTTTTCGACAAAGGTTACATTGCCAATTACAAGTTTGAAGAAAATGGTCCGCAAGGCAGCATTAAAGTTGCTTTAAAGTACCACCCGATAACTAAAATTTCTGCTATCCGTAGCATTACGCGCATCAGTAAACCAGGTTTGAGGAAATACGCAGGCATGGAAAAAATGCCAAGAGTATTAAATGGTTTAGGTATCGCCATCCTGTCAACTTCTAAAGGCGTAATGTCTGATAAAGAAGCCCGTCAGCAAAATGTAGGTGGCGAAGTTTTATGCTACGTTTATTAA